In Polaromonas sp. JS666, one genomic interval encodes:
- the mdoH gene encoding glucans biosynthesis glucosyltransferase MdoH, with translation MDQPHHTLIQPGRRSTLREERHPNSVTAPPIHRGSMVPRPWRGFWNSLGTVALMPLVRLTTRRPDRVSPREKLEPWQHAAQRRRAIFVVLTLVSTVLATWIFADMQPNYDNAWLEYGQISLFALLSAWVVTGFMTAMMGFYVTLFGDARALSAKKVQHYPLDEATRTAIIMPICNEDVRTVFAGLRATCESVAMTGHVKNFDVFVLSDSSHPAIIRAERAAWEDLRSQLASHPEQPQIEVYYRLRKRRTDRKAGNVADFCRRWGKDYRYMVVLDADSVMSGDCLVAMVKLMEANPKAGIIQTATQAIGHVTLHARAQQFASRVTGRLFTLGMQFWQMGESHYWGHNAIIRIAPFMQHCALAHIKGTGGMAGSIMSHDFVEAALMRRAGFHVWLVADLVGSYEQQPPDLLAELQRDRRWCQGNLQNSRLIAEPGLHPVHRSMFATGAMAYLSAPLWLCFLTLGTALWLSGSPMMSDWALLPGELVSLWAWTLCMLFLPRILGLAAVLINRQQQAYGGTASLLRSALLETLIALLQAPIRMLAHSLFVAVALTGLKLEWKSPPREAAAVPWRHALAQLAPMSAVIALLAAGIAMIDAGALVWLLPVGLPLLLAIPMTVLTSQVGMGAALRAQSYLLIPEETRSPAVLRRAWLHASRRATPRLSAA, from the coding sequence ATGGACCAACCTCATCACACCTTGATCCAGCCCGGCCGCCGCAGCACCCTGCGTGAAGAGCGTCACCCGAACTCGGTCACCGCGCCGCCCATCCATCGCGGCTCCATGGTGCCGCGTCCATGGCGTGGCTTCTGGAACAGCCTGGGCACGGTCGCGCTGATGCCCCTGGTGCGGCTGACCACCCGCAGGCCGGACCGCGTGTCGCCGCGCGAGAAGCTGGAGCCCTGGCAGCATGCGGCGCAACGCCGCCGGGCCATCTTTGTGGTGCTGACGCTGGTGAGCACGGTGCTGGCCACCTGGATTTTTGCCGACATGCAGCCCAACTATGACAACGCCTGGCTGGAGTATGGCCAGATCAGCCTGTTTGCGCTGCTGTCGGCCTGGGTCGTCACGGGCTTCATGACGGCCATGATGGGGTTTTATGTGACTCTGTTCGGAGATGCCCGGGCCCTGTCGGCCAAAAAGGTGCAGCACTACCCGCTGGATGAGGCCACGCGCACGGCCATCATCATGCCGATCTGCAACGAAGATGTGCGCACCGTGTTCGCCGGCCTGCGCGCCACCTGCGAGTCGGTGGCGATGACCGGCCATGTGAAAAACTTCGACGTGTTTGTGCTGTCCGACAGCAGCCATCCGGCCATCATCAGGGCCGAGCGGGCCGCCTGGGAAGACCTGCGCAGCCAGCTGGCCAGCCACCCCGAGCAGCCGCAGATCGAGGTGTATTACCGCCTGCGTAAACGCCGCACCGACCGCAAGGCCGGCAACGTGGCCGACTTCTGCCGCCGCTGGGGCAAGGACTACCGCTACATGGTGGTGCTGGATGCCGACAGCGTGATGAGCGGCGACTGTCTGGTCGCTATGGTCAAGCTGATGGAAGCCAACCCCAAGGCCGGCATCATCCAGACGGCGACCCAGGCCATCGGCCATGTGACGCTGCATGCGCGTGCGCAGCAGTTCGCCTCGCGCGTGACGGGCCGCCTCTTCACGCTCGGCATGCAGTTCTGGCAGATGGGCGAGTCGCACTACTGGGGCCACAACGCCATCATCCGCATCGCCCCCTTCATGCAGCACTGCGCGCTGGCGCATATCAAGGGTACGGGCGGCATGGCGGGCAGCATCATGTCGCATGACTTCGTGGAAGCCGCGCTGATGCGCCGCGCCGGCTTCCACGTCTGGCTGGTGGCCGACCTGGTGGGCAGCTATGAGCAGCAGCCGCCCGATTTGCTGGCCGAATTGCAGCGCGACCGCCGCTGGTGCCAGGGCAATTTGCAAAACTCGCGGCTGATTGCCGAGCCCGGCCTCCACCCGGTGCACCGCTCCATGTTTGCCACCGGCGCCATGGCCTACCTGTCAGCGCCGCTGTGGCTGTGCTTCCTGACGCTGGGAACGGCGCTGTGGCTGTCGGGCTCGCCGATGATGAGCGACTGGGCCCTGCTGCCGGGCGAACTCGTGTCGCTCTGGGCCTGGACACTGTGCATGCTGTTTTTACCGCGCATCCTCGGTCTTGCAGCCGTGCTGATCAACCGCCAGCAGCAGGCGTACGGCGGCACGGCCAGCCTGCTGCGCAGCGCGCTGCTGGAAACCCTCATTGCCCTGCTGCAGGCGCCCATCCGCATGCTGGCGCATTCGCTGTTTGTGGCGGTTGCGCTGACAGGCCTGAAGCTGGAATGGAAATCGCCTCCGCGCGAAGCCGCCGCAGTGCCCTGGCGGCATGCATTGGCGCAGCTCGCCCCGATGAGCGCGGTGATTGCCCTGCTGGCTGCCGGCATCGCCATGATCGATGCCGGCGCACTGGTCTGGCTGCTGCCCGTGGGCTTGCCCCTGCTGCTGGCGATTCCGATGACCGTGCTCACCAGCCAGGTGGGTATGGGTGCGGCCCTGCGCGCGCAAAGCTACCTGCTGATTCCGGAAGAAACCCGGTCACCGGCCGTGCTGCGCCGCGCCTGGCTGCATGCCAGCCGCCGGGCCACGCCGCGGCTCAGTGCCGCCTGA
- a CDS encoding glucan biosynthesis protein G has product MGAGQARAWSLDDVAGLARERAQTPFKPATQAMPAELANLDYDGYRDIRFNPASTVWRADKLPYEVNFFHIGREVASVRIHEITPEGVKPVPYRPAEFNYGKNSLSPEKWGDLGHGGLRAFSNLNSATYKDELAVFQGASYFRALGTGQRYGLSARGLAVDTVGGGKEEFPRFTDFWLEKPAADAKRLTVYALMDSQRMTGAYRFDITPGEQTTTAVQARIFMRDNKQPGAQTPVKTLGLAPLTSMFFFGENQPRPGDFRPEVHDSDGLMIATGEGEWLWRPLQNPASPLVTSFRMKSLKGFGLMQRDRAFSNYEDTEARYELRPSAWVTPVGDWGAGRVELLQFGTPDETHDNVAAYWVPDRMPAPGESLDLAWQIAWQGKNQQLPPNGWVTQSRRGIGFSKPGTDLTGQVQYVIDFAGPALDALPENAAVRAIATASANGRVLESLAYRNPATGTWRMTLRVRRLNPAQPVELRAFLQHNSNTLSETWTNLITP; this is encoded by the coding sequence ATGGGCGCGGGCCAAGCCCGCGCCTGGAGCCTGGACGATGTCGCCGGTCTGGCCCGCGAGCGCGCCCAGACACCCTTCAAACCCGCCACGCAAGCCATGCCGGCCGAACTCGCCAACCTCGACTACGACGGTTACCGCGACATCCGTTTCAACCCGGCCAGTACGGTTTGGCGAGCCGACAAGCTCCCGTATGAAGTGAATTTCTTCCACATCGGCAGGGAGGTGGCCTCGGTTCGCATCCATGAGATCACGCCCGAAGGCGTCAAACCGGTCCCCTACCGCCCCGCCGAATTCAATTACGGAAAAAACAGCCTGTCGCCAGAAAAGTGGGGCGACCTCGGCCATGGCGGGCTGCGCGCTTTCAGCAACCTGAACTCGGCCACGTACAAGGACGAACTGGCGGTCTTCCAGGGCGCCAGCTACTTCAGGGCGCTGGGGACAGGCCAGCGCTACGGCCTGTCGGCCCGTGGCCTGGCGGTTGACACCGTGGGCGGTGGCAAGGAGGAATTTCCGCGCTTCACCGATTTCTGGCTGGAAAAACCCGCGGCCGATGCGAAGCGGCTGACGGTTTACGCGCTGATGGACTCGCAGCGCATGACAGGCGCCTACCGTTTTGACATCACACCGGGTGAGCAGACCACCACCGCGGTGCAGGCACGCATCTTCATGCGGGACAACAAGCAGCCGGGGGCGCAAACGCCGGTCAAGACGCTGGGGCTGGCACCGCTGACCAGCATGTTTTTCTTTGGCGAGAACCAGCCCCGCCCCGGCGACTTCCGCCCCGAGGTACACGACTCCGACGGCCTGATGATTGCGACCGGAGAGGGGGAATGGCTGTGGCGTCCGCTGCAGAACCCGGCCTCGCCGCTGGTCACCTCGTTTCGCATGAAAAGCCTCAAGGGCTTCGGCCTGATGCAGCGCGACCGCGCATTCAGCAACTATGAGGACACCGAAGCACGTTACGAACTCCGTCCCAGTGCCTGGGTGACACCGGTCGGCGACTGGGGTGCCGGCCGTGTGGAACTCCTGCAGTTTGGCACGCCCGACGAGACCCATGACAACGTGGCGGCCTACTGGGTGCCCGACAGAATGCCCGCCCCCGGCGAGTCCCTGGACCTGGCGTGGCAGATCGCCTGGCAGGGCAAAAACCAGCAACTGCCGCCCAACGGCTGGGTGACGCAATCGCGCCGCGGCATTGGTTTTTCGAAGCCGGGAACCGACCTCACGGGGCAGGTCCAATACGTCATCGATTTTGCGGGCCCGGCGCTCGATGCCTTGCCCGAGAACGCCGCCGTGCGGGCCATTGCCACCGCCAGTGCCAACGGCCGTGTGCTCGAAAGCCTGGCTTACCGCAACCCCGCCACGGGCACCTGGCGCATGACCTTGCGCGTGCGGCGACTCAACCCGGCCCAGCCGGTCGAACTGCGCGCCTTCCTCCAACACAACAGCAACACCCTGAGTGAAACATGGACCAACCTCATCACACCTTGA
- a CDS encoding sigma 54-interacting transcriptional regulator: MSDSSTSSAATATPSAHLLVVDDDPDMLRLLTIRLTAAGYRVTAVTSAEAAMTQLHIERPQLVLSDVQLPGRDGLALFDDIRARHPSLPVILLTAHGTIPDAVEATERGVFTYLTKPFDGKGLLDKIAQALALSAPSHPAKRGSPEAWQHQIISRSSRMAEALAEARMISQSDASVLLRGESGTGKELLAQAIHQASPRAGKPFIAVNCGAIPEALLESELFGHVKGAFTDAVASHKGLFQAADGGTLLLDEIGDMPPALQVKLLRVLQERVVRPLGSSQSIPVDVRIISATHRDLDAAMAEGQFRADLYYRLNVVTLTLPPLSERREDIPLLANHFLIKLANKYDKRLSGFAPEAIKALTTAAWPGNVRQLYNVVEQVCALSTTPLVPLALVQRALRSPSVQVLTFAEARQRFERDYLVGLLKLTDGNVADAARLADRNRTEFYRLMQKHGLTPGHFKADNATAA, from the coding sequence ATGAGTGACTCCTCGACGAGTTCCGCCGCGACGGCGACCCCGTCGGCCCATCTGCTGGTCGTTGACGACGACCCGGACATGCTGCGCCTGCTGACGATACGGCTCACCGCGGCGGGTTACCGCGTGACGGCGGTCACCTCTGCAGAGGCTGCCATGACCCAGCTCCATATCGAGCGGCCGCAGCTGGTGCTGAGCGACGTGCAGCTTCCCGGCCGGGATGGCCTGGCCCTGTTTGACGACATCCGCGCCCGGCATCCGTCGCTGCCGGTGATCCTGCTGACGGCGCATGGCACCATTCCCGATGCGGTGGAGGCGACCGAGCGAGGTGTCTTCACCTACCTGACCAAACCTTTTGATGGCAAGGGCCTGCTCGACAAGATCGCCCAGGCGCTGGCGCTGAGCGCGCCTTCGCATCCGGCCAAGCGGGGCAGCCCCGAGGCATGGCAACACCAGATCATCAGCCGCTCCAGCCGCATGGCCGAAGCGCTGGCGGAAGCGCGCATGATCTCGCAATCGGATGCCAGTGTGCTGCTGCGCGGTGAAAGCGGCACCGGCAAGGAACTGCTGGCCCAGGCCATCCACCAGGCCAGCCCGCGCGCCGGCAAACCCTTTATTGCCGTCAACTGCGGCGCCATCCCCGAGGCCCTGCTGGAGTCGGAACTGTTCGGCCACGTCAAGGGCGCCTTCACCGACGCGGTGGCCAGTCACAAGGGCTTGTTCCAGGCGGCCGATGGCGGCACCTTGTTGCTTGACGAGATTGGCGACATGCCGCCGGCCCTCCAGGTCAAGCTGCTGCGCGTGCTGCAGGAGCGGGTGGTGCGGCCCCTGGGCTCAAGCCAGTCCATCCCGGTGGACGTGCGCATCATCTCGGCCACGCACCGCGACCTGGACGCCGCCATGGCCGAGGGCCAGTTCCGCGCCGATCTGTATTACCGCCTCAATGTGGTGACGCTGACGCTGCCGCCGCTGTCGGAGCGCCGCGAAGACATTCCCTTGCTGGCCAACCATTTCCTCATCAAGCTGGCCAACAAGTACGACAAGCGCCTGAGCGGCTTCGCCCCGGAAGCCATCAAGGCCCTGACCACGGCCGCCTGGCCAGGCAATGTGCGACAGCTCTACAACGTGGTGGAGCAGGTCTGTGCGCTGTCGACGACGCCGCTCGTGCCACTGGCCCTGGTGCAGCGCGCCCTGCGCTCGCCCAGTGTGCAGGTACTTACTTTTGCAGAGGCCAGGCAACGTTTTGAGCGCGACTACCTGGTCGGCCTGCTCAAACTGACCGATGGCAATGTGGCCGACGCCGCGCGCCTGGCCGACCGTAACCGCACCGAGTTTTACCGCCTGATGCAAAAACACGGCCTGACCCCCGGGCATTTCAAGGCCGACAACGCCACCGCTGCCTGA
- a CDS encoding sensor histidine kinase, translating to MLQRFSFRQLLVIAFLLIAALLGAASLRALFTLEDLTQQSRDSAARALELGSAAQSLGERSVSMERTSRQSVVLDDRVLRERFDDEVRESTAVLDSLVRNGIPAVKARQWRAHLQTIASLMSGPPATALDRERQLAQEFRELEGVNATIAMQVQQAIQQRNKLLEGRLEASRQRLAQQVGWAIALAVVMALAFGIWFTLPLKRLEHAIVGLGENRLDQVIAIQGPADLALVGQRLNWLRLRLVELDADKSRFLRHISHELKTPLASLREGVSLLEDGVAGPLSDDQREIAQILKHNTGVLQGQIEDLLRFNTAAFEARQLRRQTLDLLQLMEEQVDAQRLQWRARELSVAVVGEPLRMELDPEKIGTALANLLSNAIRYSPPRGMIRLELVALPGRVRIDIHDQGIGVAAADRERIFEPFFRGERQPADVVRGSGIGLSIVHEYIAAHGGRLELLPDQPGAHLRIELPHVSKS from the coding sequence ATGCTGCAGCGATTTTCGTTTCGGCAACTGCTTGTCATCGCGTTCCTGCTGATCGCCGCCTTGCTGGGCGCCGCGTCGCTGCGCGCGCTGTTTACCCTGGAAGATCTCACGCAGCAAAGCCGTGACAGCGCAGCCCGCGCGCTCGAACTGGGCAGCGCGGCCCAGTCGCTGGGCGAGCGCAGCGTCTCGATGGAACGCACCTCCAGGCAATCGGTGGTACTGGACGATCGGGTGCTCCGCGAGCGCTTCGATGACGAGGTCCGCGAGTCGACAGCTGTGCTGGACAGCCTGGTGAGAAATGGCATTCCGGCGGTCAAGGCACGGCAGTGGCGCGCCCACCTGCAGACCATCGCCAGCCTGATGTCTGGACCGCCGGCAACCGCGCTGGACCGCGAGCGCCAGCTGGCGCAGGAGTTTCGCGAGCTGGAGGGGGTCAATGCAACGATCGCGATGCAGGTGCAGCAGGCCATACAGCAGCGCAACAAATTACTGGAAGGCCGACTGGAAGCCAGCCGCCAACGCCTGGCGCAGCAAGTGGGCTGGGCCATCGCCCTGGCGGTGGTCATGGCGCTGGCTTTTGGCATCTGGTTCACGCTGCCGCTGAAACGCCTGGAGCATGCCATTGTGGGCCTCGGTGAAAACCGGCTGGACCAGGTGATTGCGATCCAGGGGCCGGCAGACCTGGCCCTGGTGGGTCAGCGGCTGAACTGGCTGCGGCTGCGGCTGGTCGAGCTGGATGCCGACAAGTCCCGCTTTTTACGCCACATCTCGCACGAGCTCAAGACGCCGCTGGCCTCCCTGCGTGAAGGGGTGTCGCTGCTGGAAGACGGCGTCGCCGGTCCCTTGAGCGATGACCAGCGCGAGATTGCCCAAATCCTGAAGCACAACACCGGCGTGCTGCAGGGACAGATCGAGGATTTGCTGCGCTTCAACACGGCAGCGTTCGAAGCGCGCCAGTTGCGCAGGCAGACGTTGGACCTGCTGCAGCTCATGGAGGAGCAGGTCGACGCGCAGCGCCTGCAATGGCGCGCGCGGGAACTGTCGGTGGCCGTCGTGGGTGAGCCGCTCCGGATGGAGCTGGACCCCGAGAAAATCGGGACTGCGCTGGCCAACCTGCTGTCCAACGCCATCCGCTACTCACCGCCCAGGGGCATGATCCGCCTGGAGCTGGTGGCGCTGCCGGGCCGGGTCCGCATCGATATTCACGACCAGGGCATCGGCGTCGCTGCGGCCGACCGCGAGCGGATTTTCGAGCCCTTCTTTCGCGGCGAGCGGCAACCCGCCGACGTGGTACGCGGCAGCGGAATTGGCCTGTCCATCGTGCACGAATACATCGCGGCGCACGGCGGGCGCCTCGAACTGCTGCCAGACCAACCTGGTGCACACTTGCGGATTGAGCTTCCCCATGTTTCCAAATCCTGA
- the miaB gene encoding tRNA (N6-isopentenyl adenosine(37)-C2)-methylthiotransferase MiaB, producing the protein MSKKVFIKTFGCQMNEYDSDKMSDVLHAAEGYEPTQNVDEADLILFNTCSVREKAQEKVFSDLGRVKHLKEKGVLIGVGGCVASQEGAAIIQRAPYVDVVFGPQTLHRLPDLLAKRARLNKPQVDISFPEIEKFDHLPPARVEGASAFVSIMEGCSKYCSYCVVPYTRGEEVSRPFDDVLVEVAGLADQGVKEVTLLGQNVNAYRGPMGDTAEIADFATLLEYVSDIPGIERIRYVTSHPNEFTQSLIDAYARLPKLVNHLHLPVQHGSDRILMAMKRGYTAMEYKSTIRKLRAIRPDLAMSSDFIVGFPGETEDDFNKMMKLIDDVGYDTSFSFIYSPRPGTPAAALHDDTPHEVKLRRLQHLQATIDDSVRAISASRLGTVQRILVEGASRKDPTELMGRTECNRVVNFKGQPRLIGQMVDITITQATQRSLRGEVLTRDVAVQA; encoded by the coding sequence ATGAGCAAAAAAGTTTTTATCAAAACCTTCGGGTGCCAGATGAACGAGTACGACTCGGACAAGATGTCCGACGTACTGCATGCGGCAGAGGGCTACGAGCCCACCCAGAATGTCGACGAAGCCGACCTGATCCTGTTCAACACCTGCTCGGTGCGTGAAAAGGCGCAGGAAAAAGTCTTCAGTGACCTGGGCCGCGTCAAGCACCTGAAGGAAAAAGGCGTGCTCATCGGCGTGGGCGGTTGCGTGGCCAGCCAGGAAGGCGCGGCCATCATCCAGCGCGCGCCTTATGTTGACGTGGTGTTCGGTCCCCAGACGCTGCATCGCCTGCCGGACCTGCTGGCCAAACGCGCGCGACTGAACAAACCCCAGGTCGACATCAGCTTTCCCGAAATCGAGAAGTTCGATCACCTGCCGCCGGCCCGCGTGGAAGGTGCCAGCGCCTTTGTCAGCATCATGGAGGGCTGCTCCAAGTACTGCAGCTACTGCGTCGTGCCGTACACGCGCGGCGAAGAGGTCTCTCGGCCGTTTGACGACGTGCTGGTCGAAGTGGCCGGCCTAGCCGACCAGGGTGTGAAAGAAGTGACGCTGCTGGGGCAAAACGTCAACGCCTACCGCGGCCCCATGGGTGACACGGCCGAGATCGCCGATTTCGCCACGCTGCTCGAATACGTGTCTGACATCCCCGGCATCGAGCGCATCCGCTACGTCACCAGCCACCCCAACGAGTTCACGCAAAGCCTGATCGACGCCTATGCCCGGCTGCCCAAGCTGGTCAACCACCTGCACCTGCCGGTGCAGCACGGCTCGGACCGGATACTGATGGCCATGAAGCGCGGCTACACCGCGATGGAATACAAAAGCACCATCCGCAAGCTGCGAGCCATCCGCCCGGACCTGGCGATGAGCAGCGATTTCATTGTGGGCTTTCCTGGCGAAACCGAAGACGACTTCAACAAGATGATGAAGCTGATCGACGATGTTGGCTACGACACCTCCTTCAGTTTCATCTACAGCCCGCGGCCGGGCACGCCCGCGGCCGCCCTGCACGACGATACGCCGCACGAGGTCAAGCTCAGGCGCCTGCAGCATTTGCAGGCCACGATTGACGACAGCGTGCGCGCCATCAGCGCCAGTCGCCTGGGCACGGTGCAGCGCATCCTGGTGGAAGGCGCGTCGCGCAAGGACCCGACCGAGCTGATGGGCCGCACCGAGTGCAACCGGGTGGTCAATTTCAAGGGCCAGCCGCGGCTGATCGGCCAGATGGTCGACATCACCATCACACAGGCGACACAGCGCTCGCTGCGCGGCGAAGTCCTGACGCGGGACGTCGCCGTGCAGGCCTGA
- a CDS encoding enoyl-CoA hydratase: protein MSYETIVTSTQGPDTRKVGIITLNRPKQLNALNDQLMDELGSALKGFDADNSVGCIILTGSDKAFAAGADISVMANYGFADVYNNDFITRNWEQIRGVRKPVIAAVSGFALGGGCELAMMCDFIIAADNAKFGQPEIKLGIIPGAGGTQRLPRAVGKAKAMDMTLTGRMMDAAEAERAGLVSRVVPLDKLMDEALGAALMICSYGPISLMAAKEAINRAFESGLSDGVMFERRLFHATFATDDQKEGMDAFLNKRKPVFSHR, encoded by the coding sequence ATGAGCTACGAAACGATTGTGACCTCTACCCAGGGCCCCGACACGCGCAAGGTGGGCATCATCACCCTGAACCGGCCCAAGCAGCTCAACGCGCTCAATGACCAGCTCATGGATGAACTGGGAAGCGCACTCAAGGGCTTTGATGCGGACAACAGCGTGGGCTGCATCATCCTGACCGGCAGTGACAAGGCCTTTGCAGCCGGCGCCGACATCAGCGTCATGGCGAACTACGGCTTTGCCGACGTCTACAACAACGATTTCATCACCCGCAACTGGGAGCAGATCCGCGGCGTTCGCAAGCCGGTGATTGCCGCCGTGAGCGGTTTTGCGCTGGGCGGCGGTTGCGAGCTGGCCATGATGTGCGACTTCATCATTGCCGCCGACAACGCGAAATTCGGCCAGCCCGAAATCAAGCTGGGCATCATCCCCGGTGCCGGCGGTACGCAGCGCCTGCCGCGGGCGGTCGGCAAGGCCAAGGCGATGGACATGACCCTGACAGGACGCATGATGGACGCCGCCGAGGCAGAACGCGCCGGCCTGGTCAGCCGGGTAGTGCCGCTGGACAAACTGATGGATGAGGCGTTAGGGGCGGCTCTGATGATTTGCAGTTATGGCCCGATTTCCCTCATGGCCGCCAAGGAGGCGATCAACCGCGCCTTTGAAAGCGGGCTCAGTGACGGCGTGATGTTTGAGCGACGGCTTTTCCACGCGACCTTCGCCACCGATGACCAAAAAGAAGGCATGGACGCCTTTTTGAACAAACGCAAGCCCGTGTTCAGCCATCGCTGA
- a CDS encoding M61 family metallopeptidase, with product MKNKIRPATSIHYRVEVADPNAHLFRVTLTIPLPAAEQRVALPVWIPGSYLVREFSKNLQCLGARQGSRKPVPVEQLDKCTWQIRCDPTTPLVLTYEVHARDSSVRTAWLDADRGFFNGTSLCLKAEGQENVPHVLELPAPKALAHWTVATGLTAQKVNKRGFGTYVAADYDELVDCPVEMGTFWSGTFSACGVPHRFVVAGAAATLDGDRLLADTQKICEAEIRFWHGSKKPLYKNYLFMLNAVDDGYGGLEHRNSTALICNRKDLPRLGEPKPSEGYTTLRGLISHEYFHTWNVKRLRPGEFDSYHYDRENYTGLLWFFEGFTSYYDDLLLRRAGLLDNAAYLKLLNKTINQVMQTPGRLVQSVAQASFDAWVKYYRPDENTPNATVSYYTKGALVALCFDLTLRSESRPTQGASAGATLDDVMRALWQRCKAGPMREADFEQALLTLGHRSYAPELARWVHGRAELPLKELLQQHGVAVFEEPAQLAQRLGLRVGESQGVQIKAVLRGGVAEQAGFAAGDEWLGLEPAGSARTRHAGQPDGWRMSRLDDLLLYAGTAKKVVALVSRDKRLMRLDLAMPPALTTWRLAVQDAGLVDQWLAPNP from the coding sequence ATGAAAAACAAAATACGACCCGCCACCTCCATTCACTACCGCGTGGAGGTGGCCGATCCCAATGCACACCTCTTTCGCGTGACACTCACCATCCCGCTGCCAGCCGCCGAGCAGCGGGTGGCCCTGCCGGTGTGGATTCCAGGCAGCTACCTGGTGCGGGAGTTCTCAAAAAACCTTCAATGCCTGGGGGCGCGACAGGGAAGCCGCAAGCCTGTCCCGGTGGAGCAACTGGACAAATGCACCTGGCAGATCCGCTGCGACCCGACCACACCACTGGTGCTGACCTATGAAGTCCATGCCCGCGACAGCTCGGTACGCACCGCCTGGCTGGATGCCGACCGCGGTTTTTTCAATGGCACCAGCCTGTGCCTGAAAGCAGAAGGACAAGAGAACGTGCCGCATGTGCTGGAACTGCCGGCGCCCAAGGCGCTGGCCCACTGGACAGTGGCCACTGGTTTGACCGCACAAAAGGTCAACAAGCGCGGCTTTGGCACGTATGTGGCGGCCGATTACGACGAACTGGTCGATTGCCCGGTCGAGATGGGCACGTTCTGGAGCGGTACCTTCAGCGCCTGCGGCGTGCCGCACCGCTTTGTGGTGGCCGGTGCCGCCGCCACGCTGGACGGTGACCGGCTGCTGGCCGATACCCAAAAAATCTGCGAAGCCGAAATCCGTTTCTGGCACGGCAGCAAAAAACCCCTCTATAAAAACTACCTGTTCATGCTCAACGCAGTGGACGACGGTTATGGCGGACTGGAGCACCGCAACTCCACGGCCCTGATCTGCAACCGCAAGGACCTGCCGCGGCTGGGCGAACCCAAACCATCCGAGGGTTACACCACGCTGCGCGGCCTCATCAGCCACGAGTATTTCCATACCTGGAACGTCAAGCGCCTGCGCCCAGGAGAATTCGACAGCTACCACTACGACCGCGAGAACTACACCGGACTGCTGTGGTTCTTTGAAGGCTTCACCAGCTATTACGATGACCTCCTGTTACGCCGGGCGGGCCTGCTGGACAACGCGGCCTACCTGAAGCTGCTGAACAAAACCATCAACCAGGTGATGCAGACACCGGGCCGGCTGGTGCAGTCGGTGGCCCAGGCCAGCTTTGACGCCTGGGTGAAGTACTACCGGCCGGATGAAAACACGCCCAACGCCACGGTGAGCTACTACACCAAGGGCGCGCTGGTGGCCCTGTGTTTTGACCTGACCTTGCGCAGCGAGAGCCGGCCAACACAAGGCGCCAGCGCTGGCGCGACGCTGGACGATGTGATGCGCGCGCTCTGGCAGCGCTGCAAGGCGGGGCCCATGCGCGAGGCTGATTTCGAGCAGGCCCTACTGACCCTGGGTCACCGCTCCTATGCGCCCGAACTGGCACGCTGGGTGCATGGCCGGGCCGAGCTTCCCCTGAAAGAACTGCTGCAACAGCACGGCGTGGCCGTATTCGAAGAGCCTGCCCAGCTGGCGCAGCGGCTGGGCCTGCGTGTCGGCGAAAGTCAGGGTGTGCAAATCAAGGCCGTGCTGCGCGGCGGGGTTGCCGAGCAGGCTGGTTTCGCGGCTGGCGATGAATGGCTGGGACTGGAGCCTGCGGGCAGCGCACGGACACGCCATGCCGGCCAACCGGACGGCTGGCGCATGAGCCGGCTGGACGACCTGCTGCTCTACGCGGGGACGGCCAAAAAAGTCGTTGCGCTGGTATCGCGCGACAAGCGGCTGATGCGGCTGGATCTAGCCATGCCGCCCGCACTCACAACCTGGCGGCTGGCGGTCCAGGATGCCGGATTGGTCGACCAGTGGCTGGCACCCAACCCCTGA